The window AGGTTAAAATTTAAGTcgaaattaaagtcaaaattataatttaaaatgggTAATATAAGTggaatcaaaatttattaaatctaaaataacttattacataagagaaaaaaaaacacttctaaaagAAGTTAATATTAAGTCAATATTTCTATGAtctcataaaattatttaaacaaatacaactcattttaataataaaaaaattgacttttGGCTTCTCATAAATCATTCTAACTTCCAACCCAATGTAAGTGTTATTTTCAAGAAACCACTAATAAATCGAGCGATTTAGTGGGTTGGCAATTTCATTAACAATCTTAAAATTTGCCTCTAAGATTCAACATGTTACTTAAAAGTTGCATCATTCcctaatattaaataaaataagccgtttttttaaagtaataaaattttgcAACATAAATTTCATGTCATGTAATTTGTGGttcatttagaatttattatttgcTTCCTTCAAATTTCTAGGCTATATTTAGTCACTTGAAAGCactaaacaaatgaaatacaaaatattaagaaatatgatttttattttatttttaacctcaatatatatatatatatattaagaaaatgaaaatgaaaataaaaaatatgaaaagattttttctcttaatttacataaaagtgagaaaattattcatgaatttaatctttcttctctttttttctctcaattttttaattttataattaaataaaaaattataaattcttttaatttttttttattatctttccTTTAAACTTTTGGATGTTTTAAATTACCAAccaatatgaatttattattattattattattttgacgCGAAGGGACAAGATCAAAGACAAAAAttgacaaaaacaaaaatgctaaaaacacaaaattgaACCCAACCCAAATAGAAAAACACATCAAACCAATTGGGATTGAATCCATTCGAGGTATCCAACTTCAATGAAGAATCAAAACATTGGAATATGCTTTGTCAAAGTGCTTTGGTTATATCACTCGCTGCTCACTATTTACTTTGGGAAGCCCAATATGGGTCGATTCCAAATTCATAAGCCATTGACATTGAGCCAAGGCCTTTGAAATTTGAACGACAATTCCCATATTTGTTTGGTGGGGGTCCGCCCAAAAGCAGATAAAAACCCTTGACCCCAAGACTCATTGTCTGAGGGTTAGTTGGGGTTTTAGTATATGTAAAATATATGGACACGTTTGTTATTAATTAAAGTAGATCTTATAAAGTGGAAgccattaaaataatattggagAGAGCTTTAAATGATTGGAAAACCCTAACCCATACCATATGTTCATGCCCATGTTATAAATAGTGAAACAAAGGGAAGGAGCTAAAAGGATCACCAAATGTTAACCAACTTGTTTGGTTACCATGAAAATTGATCATATTGATTTGTGTGTTTTATATCCCACATGTGGAGTGAAAAAATACTTAGACATGATTGGAATACACGACCTCCCATTAAATCAAACATACCATATTGAACAACTAATAttcttaaaagtttaaactGGTTCAATATGTATATCATGTTCTTTAACATATTTATGGTATTAAAATTGATCATGTTGATTTGGATGTTTTATATCCCACGCATGGAGAGGCAAATGTTAAGAGATGTTTCGAACTCACGACCTTCCATCAAATCAAACATACTATATTTAACAATTAATTTTCCTGAAAGCTTGTACTTTTAATTCAATATGTATATAATactttttaacatatttatggtattaaaaagtaataaaaaatcttGTTCAATCACAAATAGTCGTATAGCGATAATGTTTTTTgtttgctcaattttttttatatatatttatattaaattatctaGATTTAACTGAGTTGTTAAATGGAagattgaaaatgatttttactaacttttttgaaaataagaacatatgaattatttcaataaaaggAAATTCTTAAACagaatatgaataaataattcaaaaaccTCGTGTTGTTTTCAACataatgataacaataaatGTTGGTTACATCATATATCCATTTTAAATGATATGTCACAAAATAGAggtattattaaaaaatttataaataaatagtttctTAATACTAATTATTAGATGCTTAAATTAATCCTAAACCCAATAAACTATTATaactaaatttcaaattattggCCTATGAAGTCTAACTgctaaaatttttcttaaaataaagagtaatattgtttggCAAAATATCCATACATATCGGTTTGGAGGCAAAATATTGGTGAAAACAATGAGTGTGAGGGTGACACGTAGAGTAGCAGAACTTTTTGGaagattttttgaatttttttaaaaaaaaattaaaatttatccaacgatcaaatttgaatttttgacgATGTCATGGCTCAGATTTCACCCATATTTTTGTAAgagattaaatttatattatcattttgttattaactatttttcatatttatctcattaatcttattttaaaaatttactatcacttcactcttaatattttttttattcttataattttaaatgtttttattttaaaatattaaaaaatgattttattaaaaaattgccataatataaaaatataataataaagtcctaatattttataaattaaaattaatttgataagataaattattaatatttttaattatttaaataaattaatattaatagaaaaaattatcacCACAtgtttgtaataaaatttaaaaattatatttcaaataaaatattttatataaattaatttaatttttatttaaaatataataaaacatgttttaataaaaatatttttaatttttaaaataattaaatataaatatattaaaggaatttaaatttatttttataaaattttgataaataaccGTACTTATAtgaacatttataaaataattttaatatttttacatatgTTTTAAACATTGCTTTCAAGTAATTTGTCTGCCAAACATGAAAAAGGATTCGACAAAAGGGACTTTTCGCTATATCCCAACTGCCAGTCTGCCCCCACATGGGTGGCCACACCGAATTTTGAAAGGAGAGCCAAGGAACATTGGGCCAGaggtattttcattttttttattttttttattttcttatataagctctatgttaaaaaaaataattccaaaaagaataattattcaACGGGCATGAAccaaaataattctaaaaactattttggagGTGGGGCCGGGCGACGTCACCTGAAattgtcatttttaaaaaacaatttcatatgAAGTCAAATTTAGATTAATAATGAAACCCTAGGTCTCCAAAATATATCATACTAATTCATGAGCTGGCCATTACtgttgaaaaccattttttggtGGCATAATGAATACTCCCATTTAGTTTCACTTAAAGCACGtgcctaaaataaaaatatgataagaatgtaaaataaaattattaataatatgagaaatgtgattagaaatttttaaaaaggtcaaattatctaatataaaataaaaaaagcgaaattaaaaatatgtcataattttttaaatagaaaaaaagtatatttataataacataaaagaataatgattatcatcaaaatattataaataaaagttatttttaaaaattattcgaaaatgtaaaaaatatattacaaatattttcgATATCTGATCcagataaaaaaattgttttcggGAACATTCTTAGACGGATACAAAGTTATCCTCGTTGAAGAAAAAGTTTCCCTTCatgacttttaaaaatatttaacttttcacGAAGCAGTAAtggaaaaatttagaaatattgcgaaatattttcaattttcatatgCTATGTAAAacctttgaaaatatttaattgtattatatataaaatggttTGTGGTAAAACCATTGAGGATCCGTGGCGCAATGGTAGCGCGTCTGACTCCAGATCAGAAGGTTGCGTGTTCGATTCACGTCGGGTTCAAATCCCTCAACAgatccattttttttgttttccgtTTTTAGAAAAACCCTAACATGGAATCAATAGTTTCTCTTTCTAAAGCTAAAGCCCTAATCTTTCAATATTATTTCTGTGTTTTTTCTCTCGAGTCCATGGCTTTTCTCTCTCGTCTCCGGCCAATCTATTCCCACCGTTGCCGCTTTTTCTCCTCAATCCTCTCTCCCGACTCCGCCACTCCACTCTCCTCCAAGGAGAAATCCAGAGCCGCTCTCTCCCTCCTCAAATCCGAGCAAGACCCACAGCGCATCCTGGAAATCTGCCGCGCCGCCGCGCTCACTCCGGAGTCCCACCTCGACCGCGTCGCCTTCTCCGTCGCCATCTCCAAGCTGGCCGACTCCAAGCACTTCGATTCCATCCGCCACTTCCTCGATGAGCTCAAGGCCCGCCCCGACCTTCGAACCGAGCGCTTCGTGTCCCACGCCATCGTCCTCTTCGGCCAGGCCGGGATGCTAAACGACGCCGTTCGGACTTTCGAGCAAATGCACCAGCTGGGTGTCGATCGTACGGTGAGATCACTCAATGCCCTGCTATTTTCTTGCATTTTGGCGAAGAATTACAAGGAGGCGAATAGGATTTTTCTTGAATTCCCGAAAACGTATGGAATTGAGCTGAATTTGGACTCCTATAATACTGTCTTGAAGGCGTTTTCGGAGTCTGGTTCGTCCAGTTCAGGGTATTCGATTTTGGCTGAAATGGGTAGGAAGGGTGTTAAGCCGAATGCGACTAGTTTTGGGATTTTGCTTGCTGGGTTCTATAACGAAGAGAAGTATGAAGATGTGGGGAAGGTGTTGAAAATGATGGAGGAGTATAAAATGCAGCCAGGGATTAGTACTTACAACATTAGGATTCAGAGCTTGTGTAAACTGAAGAAGTCTTCCGAGGCGAAGGCATTGTTGGATGGCATACTGGCAAGGCGAATGAAGCCCAATTCCGAAACTTACTGTCATTTGATTCATGGGTTCTGTAAGGAAGGGAATTTGGATGAAGCCAAAAAGCTGTTTAAGGACATGGTGAATAGGGGTTGTAAACCAGATAGTGACTGCTACTTTACTTTGGTTTACTTCCTCTGCCAAGGTGGAGATTTCGAATCGGCATTACGGTTTTGTAAGGAGTGTATGGAGAAGGGTTGGTTTCCAAACATTTCCACCATGACTTCGCTGGTGAATGGCCTTGTGAGCATTTCAAAGGTCGAAGAAGCTCGGGAGCTTATCGGACAAATCAAGGAGAAATTCTCAAGGAATGTGGACAAGTGGAATGAAATTGAAGCTGGGTTGCCTCAGTAGGGAAGGAAAACATGGTATGGATGATTTTGTTAGATAAAtctgaaaataaaattgaaagccAGGGGAAAATTTGTGCTGAAAAATGGCATGTCTAGAGGAAATTCTTCCCCCTCGTTTCACTTGTTAAATCATTGGGATCTCTTATCATTATATGAGGATGGTGTTTTGGTTTTGAGGGATTGGTTTCGAAACTTTTGTCTCATCAGTATTTTTTTCTTCTGGTGAAACATATTGTAGCTTCTAAATTTTGATGTTGGCTTTTGTAGATGATCAGATCTTTAGTTAATCATCAAATTTATCTGATTCTTCCATTGAATCTCCTAACTGAACTTCTAATGGTGATAATTAAACTACTTTCTACACACGCTGTGCCTAAAGTGTCAAGTTTTGTTCTTAGGATCAGATTTAAGacgctttcttttctttaatgaCAAATCTTCCTTGTGTTGTTTATTGTTTCCATCTTGTATTCTTCTGTATATAAGATAAACTTCCATATTTTCTCACTTTTAGGATGATATTCTAGATTCTAGAGATTGATTGTTAAACCCCTGTAAAgtatagtttgaaactttggCCGAGAAGTAACCATTTCACTCAGGATAGCCATTGTTTGTATTTCCTACATGTATGTACATTTAGAGAGTGCACAAATTGTTTAGATAGAATCTGTTGTTAAGAGAACTGAGTCATAGATTAGAAAACTAAATCatactttctaagagatgaacACAAACCCCTGATCTCTGCTCTACATATTAACAATGCATTGAAAGTATCACATGAAAGAATGTTTGTAACTGTTAAGTGAATCACTATAACATAATGAAGATCAGGTTGCTCCATTGTGAAATtaaagtcatatatatatatgtctcaGATCTAGTGCCAGAAGTGGAAGTTGCTAAGTAGCTCTGAATTTTGGTAGAACTCGATGAATAAGCAAGAATTTAGCCTGTAGGACATAGAAGATGGAGGGAAGTTGACCTGTATAACAGGGGAGAGGAAAAGAATTAGCAAAAAGACTTTGCTTAAACTAGAATAGGCAAAGTAGTGTGATTCCAGAACTTGGTAGCAATTCTTCTATGCTCATTAAATTTTGTTGTCTTGACCCTAAGAACTTCCAAAAAGACAGAAGTTTGTGCTGAGATATAGTTGAAGTAGAATATTAGTAGTCTACAAAATTGGTAGTTATATAATTAATGAGCTACAAAACCTTGCCTTCAAAACCTACAAGACTTTCATCTTGATCCTACAATTTTGAATgtgataaaaaaggaaaagaaatctTTCAAGTTAGGTTAGAAATACATTAGTGGAGACATAAAGTTTGTTTGACAGTCATTTTAGGAAGCATTTTTAGGCTTTCTAGCATTAGAAAATAAgtcttttgataaaaaatttcaagtgttaggAAGTTTAGAAGAACTTCATAAAATCGCCACCAAACAGATTCATAAAAACCTTAAATGGGTTCACATTAACTATGAgtttttgtttgtgaaaaatgagtttaaatatACAGTCTTCAATGGGTTCAAGGTTGAGTCCAACAGAAATGATCTAATGTTCATCAGGCAGAAGAATTTATTGACGAAGGAATTTTCTATTTGTGCTCCTCGCCTTGGTATCATAACAAAATGTAAAAACTTGCTAGcgttaaaatgaattttattcaCATTTTACCACATTTAGATTAAATTtagtatacatatatatatatatatgtatgtattttaTGGACGTCTTCgtgaatattttcaattttttgaaaattctgttatttttaggaataaaatccTATTTATgaactaaaatatgaaaaataattttttttatctattcttTACAAAGGTAATGTGCttttatgtacaatgcaaatatgtttaaaatattattattattattttttaatttttctgtttgcatatcaatattttttttcatactttcaattatttttttagaacatgTCGTGACAAACACTTGAAAGAATGGATAACTGCTGAAAGAATCTAAATATTAAGCTCACCCCAAGATGAGTGCTCTCAAATTCCGACTCCCTAAAGTCTCTGGTAGCACAACTGAGAAAGTGACGGGTTCTTTGTCTCTATGAGGATGGagcaaaagaaatttggagaattAAAGAGAGAAGAGAAGGTCATGGTGAGACCAATCATTTAACAactttaatttgttttcaaaattaatatgttttgagaataaattctcaaaaaaaaataaaaaattgtatttaattaacATAACAAATACGTTAACATTATTATACTCTTAACatgaatgaaaaatagaaggaaaaatttcttgagttGGGGATTTTGCTTGCTCATGCTCATAGAATTATGATGTGATTGGGTTGATTattaagggtctccaaaaagcccacGGCCCACAGCCTGGCTTGGCCCAGCGGGCTAAAGCCCGGCTTGAGCCCGCCCAGCTTGAGGGCTCACGGGTTGGGCCATGGGCCTTAGATTTACCAAGGGTCCGGCCCGGCCAGCCCGTTGACTGATCAATGGGCTCAGTGGCCCGTCCCCGGTTGGACCATGGGCCTTACTCCTTTGGCccggcccgttggagacccttaatTACTATTCTTTCAAAAGCCCAAAGTCTTTGTTTATGTGGTATGTTGTTGATTCATGATAGACAATGGAGTGAGGCCTAACCCAGATGTTTAAGCTTTGTCAAATAGTGCACTAACAATGTACATATCAAACTGTCCCACGGGACGGTTTTCTTTTTGGACTTATGTCATAGCATATATCAAGTTTATTTGAGTTTTGATTGATGCCCTACCTCACAGACAAACTTCTCTTCGGGCGTGTGAGAGATCATGACCGACCTAAAGGAGGCTATGAAACATTTGATATTAGGCCAACAATGTCTTAATCAAGGCTAATTTGCTTGAGCTTCAGCCCCAAGACAGgatgtttctttgttttctaattAGAAAATCAACAAAGCCATCTATAACAGGCTCTGACCCAAGTAGCTTAGCGATACAATTTCACCAAATTCACCAAGACACTTGTGACCAATGGAATATGAAGTGAATGAGCCAACGGCTGTCATTCATCTTCTAGAATGAAATGTAAGCAGGACGCTACTTGTTTAGGTTTGATGTTCATATGGGctgctttctctttctttttctgtttgtCTTTTGTGGGGATGACTGCAGCGCAATACTGTTTAGGTTTGATGCTCATGGGGAACCTTGATTTTGAACAGGGAGCTTGTTTTCTTCTGGTGTAGAAGATGAGGACATGTAGGGGTCTGGCTGGGAACTTTTTTCGAAACAGTTTCTCCAAAAGCAGTTTTTAAAACTGGTTTCTGTAAACAGGTTtcagtttgtttgaaaactcaaatataaaaaataattttcttaatttattttataaaaatattacgtacttatatataatacaataatttttaaaatatttttcttatttttaattattatatagaacattatataaaaaaattgaaaatatttaaaatttattcttataaGTAGTCTGTTTTAGAGAAAAAACCTGTTTtcaaaagtagttttcaaaaattaaaaaagtgagaataaattttaagatttttaagaaaaaaaatattattcttaaaatttattctcatttttttttacaaaaatatttttttcttttaatgtctatatataaaatatttaatataatgaAGAACATTTATGttgaaaatatgttatttttaaagtaaaaagtaaaaatataagaaaaatggaacagttttataaaatataaaaatgcttAGATTATAGAATATAAAAACGCttaaattattctatattttcaaaatggaGACATAAAGCTTGTTTGACAATcattttaggaaacatttttagGCTTTCTAGCATTAGAAAATAAgtcttttgataaaaaatttcaagtgttagaaagttTAGAAGAACTTCATAAAATCAGCACCAAACGTATTCATAAAAACCTTAAATGGGTTCACATTAACTATGAGctttttgtttgtgaaaaatgagtttaaatatACAGTCTTCAATGGGTTCAAGGTTGAGTCCAACAGAAATGATCTAATGTTCATCAGAAGAATTTATTGACGAAGGAATTTTCTATTTGTGCTCCTCACCTTGGTATCATAACAAAATGTAAAAACTTGCTAgcattaaaatgaattttattcaaattttaccacatttagatgaaatttagtatatatacatgtatatatGTATTCTATGGACGTGTTTgtgaatattttcaattttttgataaCTCTgttatttttaggaataaaatccTATTCAtgaactaaaatatatatatatattttttttatctattttctaCAAAGGTAATGTGCttttatgtacaatgcaaatatgtttaaaatattattattttatgtttgcatatcaatattttttttttcatacttttaattatttttagaacatgTCATGGCAAACACTTGAAAGAACGGATAATTGATGAAAGAATCTAAATATTAAGCTTATCCCAAGATGAGTGTTTTTAAATTCCGACTCCCTAAAGCCTCTGGTAGCACAACTGGGAAAGCGGCGAGTTCTTTGTCCCTGTAGGAATAGAGCAatagaagttttgaaaatttaaaagaaggTCATGACGAGACTAGTCGATTAACacctttaatttgtttttaaaattaatatgttttaagaataaattatcaaaaaaactGTAATTAATTAACATAACAAATATGTTAACATTGTTATACTCtaacatgaaagaaaaaaagaaggaaaaatttcttgagttTGGGATTTTGCTTGCTCATACTCATAGAATTATGATGTGATTGGGTCGATTACTATTCTTTCAAAAGCCCAAAGTCTTTTCTTATGCGGTATGTTGTTGATTCATGTTAGAAAATGGAGTGAGGCCTAACCCAAATGTTTAAAGCTTTGTTAAATAGTGCACTGACAATGTACATATCAAGCTGTCCCACGGGACGGTTTTCTTTTTGGCTTATGTCATAGCATATATCAAGTTTATTTGAGTTTTGATTGATGCCCTACCTCACAGACAAACTTCTCTTCGGGCTTGTGAGAGATCATGACCGACCTAAAGGAGGCTATGAAACATTTGATATTAGGCCAACAATGTCTTAATCAAGGCTAATTTACCTGAGCTTCAGCCCCAAGACAGgatgtttctttgttttctaaatCGAAAATCAACAAAGCCATCTATAACAGGCTCTGACCCAAGTAGCTTAGCGATACAATTTCACCAAATTCACCAAGACACTTGTGACCAATGGAATATGAAGTGAATGAGCCAACGGCTGTCATTCATCTTCTAGAATGAAATGTAAGCAGGACGCTACTTGTTTAGGTTTGATGTTCATATGGGctgctttctctttctttttctgtttgtCTTTTGTGGGGATGACTGCAGCGCAATACTGTTTGACACCCCATTCTAATGTCATTGTTGCCCATCTCATCGTTTACTTCTCACTAAGCTGATTGAATCTGCTCTATCTAGGCTTAATGAATAAACTCTCACTTATCAAATCAAGGACATAGGCATTGTCCTTGACTCCTTGATGATCAGAGAAGCGATCTGAACAGTTTAGAACCCTGGAAATCCCATCCAAGCATGGAACCGGAGCTGAGTTTTCTACTCATTTTTCTGTGATTCTCATGTCCTGGAACTGCCACGGTTGTCAAACTAACCAAGGGATGTTCTTTCTCGCTTGTGATTTTCTGAGCTGTGCATGCATGGGGAACCTTGATTTTGAACAGGGAGCTTGTTTTCTTCTGGTGTAGAAGATGAGGACATGTAGGGGTCTGGCTGGGAACTCTTTTCGAAACAGTTTCTCCAAAAGCAGTTTTTAAAACTGGTTTCTGTAAACAGGTTtcagtttgtttgaaaactcaaatataaaaaataattttcttaatttattttataaaagtattacgtatttatatataatacaataatttttaaaatatttttcttatttttaattattatttagaatattatataaaaaattgaaaatatttaaaatttattcttacaAGTAGTCTGTTTTGGAGAAAAAACCTGTTTtcaaaagtagttttcaaaaattaaaaaagtgagaataaattttaagatctttaaggaaaaaataattattcttaaaatttatttatttttttcttacaaaaagaattttttcttttaatgtctatatataaatatttaaaataacgAAGGACATTTATGttgaaaatatgttattttaaggaaaaacatcATAAAAATCCAACACTTTTCTAGAATATAAAAATGCTtaaattattctctatttttaaaatgattttttaaaatattttaaagttaatcCAAAGAGcaagtaaattttaaaaagccggtttcaattaaaaaaaaaaaagtttagtaAATGTGTTAAAtaatgtttctttattttaaacaacaaaaaaatattttaaaaataattctcaaacatatattttggtaatgattttggaaagtatttttatcataaaaagtgtttttgaaaaaaaaaatagatatttgataatatttaggaaacattttttaaaatctgaaaaatcacttatagtgttttttgaaaaaacactttttaagtgaTTTATCTCAAAACGCtttaagaaaaaatgtttttactaaaaatactaTTAATGTAACGAGCGTTAGGaactcccctatccgatgtgggatgtcacaaataCATCTCCATGCAGATATAATGTCCTCGTTATATCGTATAGGATTATAGAatcaaatagacaaacaccctCTACTAGGCTAAACAAATCCCCATATTGAGATCGAGAatcgactttgataccatttgtaatgacctgttcccaatcgtgtagatattgtcgGCTTTAAATCCTAAAAGaaccctcacggctttaaaaggTGTCTATATGATTAAGAGGAGTTCATATTTATATAGCGTCAAAGAACTTTCTCTCTTATCTGATGTGAGATGTTACAATTAAATACACTCTAAAATCCTTAATTAACAACACATAATGAAATTCCTTTGATAGATAAAACGTGTGACTGAGGACATGAATCACGCAAAGAGATATTCTTAAGAGAATTAGAAGTGCTTCCTCATGCATGTAAGCATTTGGTTACAAAAATAAGATAcgtgacaaaattttaaaaaaaatcaaatgaaatcaaATGATTTCATTTCATAGTTAATAATTCCTCCTAAATTCACTTTTGAAAAGTAAGTCTAGTAGTAGCAAAATCACTGCAGCAAAGCAGACCTGCAACTTGATTTATAtcacaattattaaaaaagcaCAGGGGCCAGGCCCAGCCAGATTGTGCTTCAAGTCCACCATGAGCTACCGTCCAACCCATGCCTGTCTCATTCTAAGCAGAAAAATAATGGGGCTCATGTGCTCCCCATTTCAACCCTTCCACTTATTTTACTTATCATTCTCCAACAAAATGACAAACACATTCGACAATTTACAACTGGTATTATTCTTTGCCCTCCAACACCTTTTCCCCAAACAATCCAAATCATTCCATCAATCTTCCATGTGGGTTATAATACTATATTTTCCACCCTAATTTGTTGCCATCAATTAAAGCATATGGTTGGTTGAGTGTGCATGAAGATAgttcatttccaaaattctagtTCTTGGGTTGTGGTCTCtatcaattcaatttttttagttaaataggTTATGACTATCGATTTTAGGTTTATTAGTTTTTAGACTTTAAAATGCATCTGTGTAAATCAGATGAGTCGTGCAAGAGGGAGATGTTGAACATTACTTTCATACTTCTCGTGCCTAATATTAACATGTTATTCTAGAAATTATTCGATTTAGGTTTACTGGTTTTCacgattttaaaacattttcatatgtatctactaataaatatatttttttttataaatgttaatTACTTATCTTTTCGAGATATGTAATCTCTCATTTTAAACTCATGGATGATCAAATTCCATATTGAAGGGTGGGTGCCACTTAAATCCAACAAAGATAAAATTTGTAATTAGTAATAATACCACAACTTTAAATCACATCAAAACAAGTTAGGAATGAAATCCCGATATCATATTCACCCATCTAAATCATGTCCATCTTTATAAATCTTAATAACATAAAGATTATCTTTTGCAAAGCATTTGATGCCCCAAACCATCAAGAAATTATGCTAAAAAGATGTAGAACGAGAATTTTATCCGAACACcattaaaaatagtatttaattttttgaaaagtgtttttatcattaaaaaaactcTCCCAAAAGggtttaagaataaataaataaaaaaaa of the Vitis vinifera cultivar Pinot Noir 40024 chromosome 10, ASM3070453v1 genome contains:
- the LOC100854516 gene encoding small ribosomal subunit protein mS86 (rPPR1), with translation MESIVSLSKAKALIFQYYFCVFSLESMAFLSRLRPIYSHRCRFFSSILSPDSATPLSSKEKSRAALSLLKSEQDPQRILEICRAAALTPESHLDRVAFSVAISKLADSKHFDSIRHFLDELKARPDLRTERFVSHAIVLFGQAGMLNDAVRTFEQMHQLGVDRTVRSLNALLFSCILAKNYKEANRIFLEFPKTYGIELNLDSYNTVLKAFSESGSSSSGYSILAEMGRKGVKPNATSFGILLAGFYNEEKYEDVGKVLKMMEEYKMQPGISTYNIRIQSLCKLKKSSEAKALLDGILARRMKPNSETYCHLIHGFCKEGNLDEAKKLFKDMVNRGCKPDSDCYFTLVYFLCQGGDFESALRFCKECMEKGWFPNISTMTSLVNGLVSISKVEEARELIGQIKEKFSRNVDKWNEIEAGLPQ